From Campylobacter showae:
TAAAACCGGGGTTATAGCGTCGATACCGACCTTTAAGCTGCCTTTATAAAAATAATCGTCGCAGCTCTCGCGGATGGCCGAGTTCATATCCATAAAACCGTGTCCGTATACGTTCCAGCAACGGAAATTTCGCCCTCCAAGCTCAAACGAGCCCGAGCAAAAATACCCATCGGAGCGACTCATCTTGCCAGTATCTAAAAACGCCATCGCCACGCCCATTTTTATAACCGAACCCGGCGGATAAAGGCCGTTTACGAGCTTGTTTGTGAATGGATGATCGATACTTTTAACGAGCTCGTCCCATTTGGCCTGCGAAAGACCGGTTACAAACGGGTTTAGATCATACTCGGGGAAGCTGCCCGCAGCCAGTATCGAGCCGTCTCTCACGTCCATCACGATGATAACGCCCGCGTTATCGCCGAAAATTTCCTCTATGTATTTTTGCATCTCAAGGTCGATCGTGAGCGAGATATCCGAGCTTTGCGGATAGCTCACGGATATCTCCTCGACCTCCTGATTTAGCGCGTTTACTTTTACCTTTCGCACGCCCTCTTGCCCCTGCAAGACGGAGTTATAAAAGCGCTCCGTGCCGCTTCTGCCCGTGTGATTGGTTAGCTTTGCGACGGGATCGGACTCGACGTCTTGCTGATTTGCGCGGCCGACGTAGCCGATGATGTGAGAGGCTAGGTTGTTGTATGGATAGTGGCGCTTGGATGCCAGTTTGACCTCCAAATTTTCTCGCAGCGAGAGCTCGGCGATGCGCGGTATCATCTTGTCATAATCCATAAAATCGATAATCTGAATAAAATCTTGATTATAAGGCGAGTCGGCTTTGATGTATTCACGCTTTAGCTTCGTGACGTTTAAGTCCTCGAATAAATTTTGCAAATTTGTAAGCTCAGCATCTAAAATCTCCACCCTTTTTCCGTTTAGGTGCGGCTTTAAAGCGACGGAAAAGCCGAGGCGATTTACCGCCATCGGGCGACCTTTGGCGTCTAAAATCAGCCCCCTGACGGGAGCTAGATACTGCGTTTTTACCGCATTTTGTTCAGCGATCTCCTCATAAAAATCGTTTGATTTGACGCTAAGGTAATAAACTCGCACCAGCAAGAGCACCCAGACGCTAAATATGATGCCAAACACTATGCGCATCCTCATAAGCGCCCCCTAAACAAAATCACCGCCAAAACAGACTCCACGCCGACGTAGATCAGGTACTCGTAGTCAAATTTTAGCATGGGTAAATTTGCTGCGTATGAGATAAAAGAGCTCGTCGCGCAGGTCCAAACATAGCCGCTAGCGACGAATCCAACCGCTAAAAGCTCTCTTGATTTTAGCGTAACGATGAGCCAGTCGGACATAAAATGATAAAAAAGCATAAACGCTATCACCGCCGAAAACAGCGCAAACCCGTGCGCCTGCTCGGCAAAAGTAAGGTAAAATAGACAAAAATACCACTCCTTGCCAAACTCCTTGAGCGTCTTTTGTTTTTGCAATGTTAGCATGATCGTATAAGTAAAAAATATCCCGATAAGAGGCGGCAGGTACGCAAATACGGTCGTTAGGCTCTGATAAAAAATAAGAAAAGCAACCCAAGCAAGCTGCTTTAAAAATCGCTTCTCCGCGCCCAGTCTTCGCATCGCCGCACTCGTTCGCATTATTATAGGTTTTTAGCTAAATTTATAAATTTGGCCTTGGCGGCGCTTAAATTTGTAAATTTAGTTAGAAAATTTGAAGGTAAGAGTGCTAAAATTTGCCTGCGGCTTTTTGATTTCATTACAGCCCCAGTGCGTTTAGATATATAAGCTCGTTTGCCTTTTCTACGCCTGTTTTTTTAAGCGCCGAAACGAAATGCGCGCCCGGATAGACCTTTAAAACT
This genomic window contains:
- the mrdA gene encoding penicillin-binding protein 2, translated to MRMRIVFGIIFSVWVLLLVRVYYLSVKSNDFYEEIAEQNAVKTQYLAPVRGLILDAKGRPMAVNRLGFSVALKPHLNGKRVEILDAELTNLQNLFEDLNVTKLKREYIKADSPYNQDFIQIIDFMDYDKMIPRIAELSLRENLEVKLASKRHYPYNNLASHIIGYVGRANQQDVESDPVAKLTNHTGRSGTERFYNSVLQGQEGVRKVKVNALNQEVEEISVSYPQSSDISLTIDLEMQKYIEEIFGDNAGVIIVMDVRDGSILAAGSFPEYDLNPFVTGLSQAKWDELVKSIDHPFTNKLVNGLYPPGSVIKMGVAMAFLDTGKMSRSDGYFCSGSFELGGRNFRCWNVYGHGFMDMNSAIRESCDDYFYKGSLKVGIDAITPVLERLGFGQKSGVDLPNEFVGIVPGREWKMQKYAQPWYQGETLITSIGQGNFLVTPMQVVRYTGILATGKNIVPHFLRSVNGEEVKFEPTDDILTPFEKKQLPYVQKAMYEVVNHKKGTAHKYFKEAKLTLAAKTGTAQVVGISQAEKKRMKEEDMEYLRRSHAWVTTYGPYEEPRYAVTVIIEHGGHGGLAAGPLTAKIFNKLLEMGYIDQKYEITSLADTEAAAAEKKNKN